The DNA sequence CCGTCCAGTCGGCCATCCGCAAGATCTTCCGCCGCGTCGTCCCGCTGTTCTTCGTCATGTTCGTCGCGAACTACATGGACCGCGTCAACCTCGGCTTCGCCCAGGACGAACTCCGCGCCGACGTCGGCCTGTCGGCCGCCGCGTTCGGCCTCGGCGCCGGCATCTTCTTCATCGCCTACGCCCTCTTCGAGGTCCCCTCCAACATCCTCATGGAGCGCTACGGGCCCAAGGTCTGGCTCACCCGCATCATGATCAGCTGGGGCGTCGTCGCCACCGCGATGGCCTTCGTCAACAGCGTCGAGATGTTCTACGCCCTGCGCTTCCTGCTCGGCGTCGCCGAGGCCGGCTTCTTCCCCGCCGTCATCTACTACTTCAGCCGCTGGCTGCCCGACTCCCACCGCGGCCGCGCCACCTCGATGTTCCTCATGGGCTCGGGCACCGCCACCGTCATCGTCGGACCCGTCTCCGGCGCCCTGATGGAGATGCACGGCATCTGGGGCCACGCCGGCTGGCAGTGGATGTTCTTCATCGAGGGCGTCTTCTCCGTCGTCCTCGGCTTCGTCGTCTACCGCTTCCTCGACTCCGGCATCGACAAGGCCGACTGGCTCACCGACGAGGAGAAGACCGGCCTGGTCGCCGTCATCGACGCCGAACAGGACGCCCGCGACGCACAGCGCGGCACCCGCGGCCGCGCCTCCCGCTGGAAGCTGCTCGCCGACCCCCAGATGCTGCTCTTCCTGTGGATCTACTTCGCGATCAACGTCGCCCTGTACGCGGTCACCTTCTGGCTGCCGTCGATCGTGGCCGACATCGGCGGGCTCAGCTCCTTCCAGGTCGGGCTGCTGACGTCCGTGCCATGGCTGTGCGCCATCGCCGCCGTGTACCTCAGCGGGCGGGTCTCCGACCGCATCGGCAAGCGGCGCCCCGTACTGATGACCCTGCTCGTCCTCGGCGGCTGCGGCACCCTGCTGGCCGTGTTCGTCTCGCCCTGGGCGGGACTGGGCGCGCTCTGCCTGGCCGCCATGGGCTTCAAACCGGCCTCCCCGATCTTCTGGACCATCCCGCAGAGCTATCTCGACGCCCGCGCGGCGGCCCCCGGCATCGCTCTCATCAACTCCATCGGCAACCTCGGCGGCTTCGTCGCCCCCACCGCCTTCGGGATCATCGAGGACTCGACGGGCTCCACCAAGGGCGGCCTGGTCGGACTCACCGTCGTCGGCTTCCTGGCCGCGCTGAGCGTGCTGCTGGTGCGCGGCGGCGGACGCAACGACCGCGTCAGGACCAGCCCGTCCAAGGCCCCGACGGCCACCGCACCCGGGACGACACCGGGCGCGGCGCGCACCGCGCACCCGGGGCCCTCGACGGCCTGAGACTCCTCGAAGGGCGGGCCCGCACCGTGACAGCCGTCACGGTGTCGGTGATGTGGTGCACACTGGCCAGATCCGCACCATGTCAGGGAGTCCACCGTGATGGCGTCCACAGGGAAGGCAGTCACCGACGGATCGCACCGCTCGTTCCGGGTCGATCCCCTCGCCGCCCTGCGCACCCCGCACGATCCCCCCTGGGACGTCTACCTCACCGGCACCGTCTTCCTCGACATCGTCTTCACCGGGCTCGACTCCGCCCCGGTGCGCGGGACCGAGTCCTGGGCACGCGGGATGGGGTCGAGCCCCGGCGGCGTCGCCAACATGGCCACCGCGCTGGCGCGCCTCGGCCTGCGCACCTCCCTCGCGGCGGCCTTCGGCGACGACCACTACGGCGAGTACTGCTGGGACGCGCTGGAGCAGGGCGAGGGCATCGACCTCTCCCCGTCGCGCACCGTGCCCGGCTGGCACTCGCCGGTCACGGTCTCCATGGCCTACGAGGGCGAGCGCACGATGGTCTCCCACGGCCACGAACCGCCCCCCGAGGAGCCCGACCGCCCGTCGCCCGCCACCACCCGCACGCGCCGCCCCCCGGGCGCCGGCCTGCCTCCGTGCCCGCCCCGCGCGCGGGCCGCGGTCGCCTCCCTCACGCCGGGCCGCAGCGCCCCCTGGATCGCGCAGGCCGTGCGCCAGGGCGCCAGGATCTTCGGCGACGTCGGCTGGGACGACACGGGCGCCTGGGACCTCGCCGCGCTCGGCGACCTGCGGCACTGCGAGGCCTTCCTGCCGAACGCGCAGGAGGCCATGCGCTACACCGGCACCGACTGCCCCCGCGCCGCCGCGCACGCCCTCACCGAGCACGTGCCGGTCGCGGTGGTCACCCTCGGCGCGGAGGGTGCGTACGCGGTGGACCGGCGCACCGGGGAGACCGCCTCGGTGCCGGCCATCGAGGTGGAGGCGCTGG is a window from the Streptomyces capillispiralis genome containing:
- a CDS encoding MFS transporter codes for the protein MHPPAVQSAIRKIFRRVVPLFFVMFVANYMDRVNLGFAQDELRADVGLSAAAFGLGAGIFFIAYALFEVPSNILMERYGPKVWLTRIMISWGVVATAMAFVNSVEMFYALRFLLGVAEAGFFPAVIYYFSRWLPDSHRGRATSMFLMGSGTATVIVGPVSGALMEMHGIWGHAGWQWMFFIEGVFSVVLGFVVYRFLDSGIDKADWLTDEEKTGLVAVIDAEQDARDAQRGTRGRASRWKLLADPQMLLFLWIYFAINVALYAVTFWLPSIVADIGGLSSFQVGLLTSVPWLCAIAAVYLSGRVSDRIGKRRPVLMTLLVLGGCGTLLAVFVSPWAGLGALCLAAMGFKPASPIFWTIPQSYLDARAAAPGIALINSIGNLGGFVAPTAFGIIEDSTGSTKGGLVGLTVVGFLAALSVLLVRGGGRNDRVRTSPSKAPTATAPGTTPGAARTAHPGPSTA
- a CDS encoding carbohydrate kinase family protein, whose protein sequence is MASTGKAVTDGSHRSFRVDPLAALRTPHDPPWDVYLTGTVFLDIVFTGLDSAPVRGTESWARGMGSSPGGVANMATALARLGLRTSLAAAFGDDHYGEYCWDALEQGEGIDLSPSRTVPGWHSPVTVSMAYEGERTMVSHGHEPPPEEPDRPSPATTRTRRPPGAGLPPCPPRARAAVASLTPGRSAPWIAQAVRQGARIFGDVGWDDTGAWDLAALGDLRHCEAFLPNAQEAMRYTGTDCPRAAAHALTEHVPVAVVTLGAEGAYAVDRRTGETASVPAIEVEALDPTGAGDVFVAGFVTGTLAGWPLADRLAFAGLTAALSVQEFGGSLSAPGWTEIAGWWRRVQSVEGQDPAALRRYAFLADVVPEDCVRPWPLRRAVPTIGFRRSA